The genomic stretch ctatcaaaagattgacattcatatccaatacatacaccatttgatttaccgaaccaaacaccccctaaggcAGTCACATGCAACCCAAAGCGTTTCTAGAAGTTAGATGCACGTCAAACATTGTATTACACCACAGAAGAGCCAAATCCTAAGATCCATACACAAAACCTCAACCTATCCAAACTGTCATGTGGGATTATTAAAGGAACTATTGTTGCTTTTGGATGATCAGGGTGTGATCATTCTATACTTTCCAAAAGGAAAGGACTAGGAACAATAGAGACCGGATTAAGTGACATCTGTCCCACAAGCTGTCATCAAAGGTGCATGAATGTCTCTTCTTTTGGTAAGAATAAATGTCTTTTACTaggaaaaagaacaaaacccATTACCTAACTGTTTGTGAAGCATACAAGTAGAGATTTTTTTGGTAACGAGCATAAAAGTATAGGTCGGTGTGGTCTTTCTCAGGGTTTGTTGTTCATcttttttagggttggttttcttTGGATAGAGTCATTATCCTCGTCTAGCTGGAGCTGGACATACtttgttgtatttgtttttgtttttttcttttttaactaaaaaagaagaagtataGATATGGGATCCTAATTCCATACTTCGGAACAATGTATGCTTGGAACTAAAGATGTAAAGAGGTAAAATATGAGTCGAATGTGATTAAGATTTGAATATTCCCTAATTGAATTCAGATAGTCCTAAATGGATACatatcaaattcaatttttagaTTATCAATTTTACATCCTTGACTCGTGTGACTCAAAATTTTCTTCTCCTATTGGATGCAATTCACTCTCCATGTTTATCAATTGCCCTAGTTCTTTTTCTCATTGTCTAGAATCTATCAAATCTTCAAAAACCTCAAGATCGTTAACTATTTTATCTCTTATTATTAATCGAATATTTATTCAAGTTCAATAATTTATCTTTTGAActatttaaattcaaatttagaTACGTTTTCACCAAATTTTCAACTACCCATTCACTTTCTAACCTGAAACCCAAACTAATGTATGCCTCAAATCCGAATCAGTCTCACATACGTGAAGGTCTCATGTAGAATTTTATGACAACACATGTATTTGTTTCCATAGATGGCCCATTTGTACTGTCATCAAAAGAGTTCATAAAGTTTTTGTGCACTCCAATGTGAAACAAAGACATATTCAAGACCTGCCCATGCATCGCTTGCCACCTCTATGTTTTCCCTTTGAACGACACCTCTTTGTCAGGTGGATTTGTCAAACTTGGCCCATACTAATGCCACATTTATTAACATATACTATATATTCTCCACGTGTCCCACAACACCAACGCCACACGTTTTAACTTATATACCAAACACGCACGCTCACACATGCGTGTTTTTTCAAGTTAGGTTCCTCCTTCtgctcttaccaaaaaaataaatggttCCTCTTCCTGCTGGTAACAAAcgaatttttttaaaagaagttgGGTGCTACCTTGCGGTTGCAACCCTGTTTATAGCCAAAGAATAAAGAATCGGAATAATGCACTTTTCTTTCAAAATCGATCAGTTGTTCGTACAATCAGCTGGTTGTACAAATCAACATCCAACActtgttctttttgttttcaaatatatccTTGTTTATTCTTATAATGACAGAAGGTGGAACATGTATTGGATGCAGACTCGTAAGATCAGGTGATTGTAGGAGCAGCAGATCctatctccttttcttcttgggTTAATATAATACTTAAGATCTATTCACAAATTTGAATTTGCTACTCATTTAATCGTATATATGAGCATTTAACATCTATTCCTActacttttatatatatatatatatatatatccttctTCAcctttataatattaaaaaatgaaataagtgTTGGATGTTCACATACATGATCAAATGATCATAGGTGCAATGGATAGAAACTCGTAACCAATCACCCCATCTCAATCCATTCATGGTGTGTTCTCAAAGGAGGAAATTGAATCCTCTACACATATCGTTCTTTGCCATATAAATGGCGAGAAGTGGGATAATGTTGGATCTTCACATGTATGTCTAGGTAAACGTCCGTGCAAAGGATCCAATCTCTCAAAGATGATCCTATGTGAGATAGAGTGAGATGGTCAGTCATACGGGAGAggatctgattttatttttttttttgatagaaagtagaaacaacatattttttttttgtgtgtgaaaaACTTATGGGAGTATGATACATCTTCTCAATCTACTAATCGAATTTCAACTTATTGTATATATTACTGACATTACCCTCCTTACTAGAGAATATTGATCAACATTACTAATTagctcttgaaaaaaaaaacaaaaaactacaAGATTCAAAATAAGGTAATAAATACAAAAACATCATCTTATGGAAAGAAAACTTGATTGGGAAGATATTGCAAACAGTACGTGCACAGCCAAGATGGTTTCTCACTTCGTGAGGGGAAGAGAAAGTAAAAAGAACCAAAATTCAGGTCCTCGTAccagaccttttttttttctttttttattttgctgTGACACGTACCGGACGCTTTTTGTTTTCTGCTGTTACTCGTACCGGACTCTTAGCATTACGTCGTTCAACTTCTCTTTAGTCTCCTAGAGTGTAGAGTAATGTATACCTcctctcacaaaaaaaaaaaaaaaataaatatatatatatagaNNNNNNNNNNNNNNNNNNNNNNNNNNNNNNNNcctctctctctctctctctctctctctctctctctcttgcaaaCTTGTGGATCTCTCCCCTTTCGTTTGTGGTTTGATAGTTGAGGCTTACAGACCATGACCAATGGTCCTAGATCTTGTAGAGAGTTAGAGACTAATCTCTTAACCTCTTCAATGTAGCTGCCTTTGGTTCTGATCCATGGCCTTTCTGTAAGATTTCTTCATGTAATAAATATTGATCCAAGAGCCCTACCTAAACAAACCCACAAAaaggagggttttttttttttggagtgagtGTGAGAGATGGGTAAAGGACACAAACACCTCTTAAAGTTTCATCCACAGTTATCACACCATCACCATGGGAAGAAGGATCAGAAGACCATCATCCCAAAGGGGTACCTAGCGATCATGGTGGGTCAAGGAGAAGAGCAGGAGAGGTTTGTAATCCCTCTCATCTACATCAACCATCCACTCTTCAGCCAGTTGCTCAAGGAAGCCGAACAGGAGTATGGGTTCAACCA from Macadamia integrifolia cultivar HAES 741 chromosome 14, SCU_Mint_v3, whole genome shotgun sequence encodes the following:
- the LOC122061333 gene encoding auxin-responsive protein SAUR32-like, coding for MGKGHKHLLKFHPQLSHHHHGKKDQKTIIPKGYLAIMVGQGEEQERFVIPLIYINHPLFSQLLKEAEQEYGFNQEGNITIPCQVEEFRYVQGIIDKEKFSQHHHRRRRQQLWYRSYFRLPVVGCFRA